The stretch of DNA TCGATGGAGTGCCCCACGCCGAAATCCTCGCCTACCCGGCCGTGCAGCTGTTCTGCGAACGCGCGCGCGCTGCCGACAGCACGCTGGAGATCGACGAGGGCGACGCTCGGCTGATCGCCGACATGTGCCAGCGTCTTGACGGCATGGCCCTGCCGATAGAACTGGCCGCCGTGCGCGTCGCAACGCACGGGATCGCCGCCACCGCGCGCCAGATCGGCGAGCGTTTCAGTCTCGCTTGGTCGGGCCACCGCACCGCGCAGCCGCGCCAGCAGACCCTGCGCGGCGCGCTCGATTGGAGCTACGACCTGCTTTCGCCATCCGAGCGCGCGGTGCTGGACCGGCTGACGGTTTTCGTCGGCCCGTTCTCGACCGACGCCGCGCTGGAGGTGGTCACGGATGCCGCGCTCGGGTCGGACGAGGCAGCGATGGCGCTTGACGAACTGGTCGCCAAATCGCTCGTCGCCCCCAGCCGCACGCGGGGAGCCGGGACATATCGGCTACTGGAAATGACCCGCGCCTATGCGCGCGACAGGCTGGCGATGCGCGGCAACGGCGAACAGCGCATCGCAGCGCTGCATCACGCCCGGTTCTTCCTGTCCGAACTGGAGGGGGCGGCAGCGCAGGACGATGGGGGCCTGCGGGACATGCAGGCGATCCGACCGCAACTCGGGAACATCCGTAGCGCGCTCGACTGGAGCTTCGGCCCTGACGGCGACATCGGCCTTGCCGTGCGGCTCGCGGGCGCGAGCATGCGGGTGTTCCTCGGCCTCTCGCACCTTGTCGAATGTCGCAACTGGGCGGCACGCGCCCTTTCCGTCCTGTCCCCGGAGCAATGCGGCACCGCGCTGGAGCTGGAACTGCAGGCCGCACTCGGCATCACGCTGATGTTCGCCCATGCCAACAGCGCCGAGGCGGGCGAAGCGCTGACCCGCGCGCTGGACGTCGCGGCCATGCTTGAGGACCGCTGGAGCCAGCTGATCACGCTGGCACGGCTCCATATATTCCGCGAACATGTCGGCGACTGCACAAGCGCCGAAGCCCACGCCGATCAGGCCGTTGCGATCGCCGGACAGATCGGTGCTCCCGATGCCATGGCCATCGCCTGCTCGCTGTCCGGCATATCGCGTTACCTCGCCGGCGATCAGGTTCAGGCCCGCCGCGATCTGGAACGGGCGCTGGAACAGAGTGCGCCTTCACAGCGGCGCGGCACGTCCGCATCGGGGTTCGACCACCGCAACCGCGCGAGCATTGCGCTGGCCCGCGTGCTGTGGCTGTCGGGCGAGCCGGACGCCGCGCTGCGCCTTGCCGAACGAACCCTGGCCGAGGCTGCCGCGCTCAGCCTTCCGGTCACGCATTGCATCGCGCTGATCTGTTCGCTGTCCATCCAGCTGTGGATGGGCGAACTGGCGCGGGCCGAAGCGACGCTGGCGATCCTGCACGACTGCGCACAGACCAACGCTCTGGCGCCCTATATCCTTGTGGCGCGATGTTTCGACGGCGAACTGGCGCTCGAACGCGGCCACCATGACGGCGCCGTCTCCGCGCTGGAACACAACCTGCCCCTATTGCGCGAGACGCGGTACGAACTGCTGACGACGCGGTTCTCCATCGCACTGGCGCGTGGCCTTGCCGAAAGCGGGAGGCAGGACGCGGCACACCGCGTGATCGAGGACACAATGACACGGTGCGACAGTATCGGTGAACGCGTGGCGCTCGCCGAACTGCTGCGGGTCAGGGCCGGATTGGCGACCCTTGGCGCCGCACCCGACGAGGCACGCCGTTTGCTGGACGAAGCGACTGAAATCGCCCGGCAGCAGGGGGCATACGGGTGGGAACGGCGCATCGCCGCCGACCTCGCACGCCTGCCTGCCGATGGCGTCAATCCCGCACAGGGTGCGGCAATAACGCGCTGAGCGCCTCGCCTTCCGGTCCGCCGAACACGGTGGCGCGACTGACCTCAAGCCAGCGCGCATGGGCATCGCGGCGCTGGGCTTCAGCTTCGTCGAACGAGGCAAGGGCATCGGTGCCGAGCACGAGATGCGCGGGCACATCCTCGCGCTGCGTCAGGTCGAGCACGATCCGGGCGATGCGCACCGGGTCACCCACCTCGTTGCCCGCATAGGCCCTGATGCGCGAAATCGTCGCCCCCACGGTTTCCGCATAGTCCGGCAGCACCGCACCGGCGGCACCATGCCCCGCTGTTTCCGCCCAATCGGTGCGCATCCCGCCCGGCTCCAGCGCGGTGATCCGTATCCCCAGATGCGCCACCTCGTTGCGCAGCACTTCGGTAAAGCCGCCGACCGCCCATTTCGCCGCCTGATAGGCCGAGACTCCGGGCGTCCCCACACGCCCGCCGACCGAAGAGATGTTGAGAATATGCCCCGCGCGTCGCTCCCGCATGAAGGGCAGGACCGCGCGCGTCATGTTGACCACGCCGAACAGATTGGTTTCGATCTCGGCGCGAAAATCGGCGGGAGACTTCTGCTCGAAGGCCTCGAAATGGCCATAGCCCGCGTTGTTCACCAGCACGTCGATCCGCCCGAAGGCCGCTATTGCCGCAGCGGCGGCCTCGACGGTTCCGGCCTCGTCGGTCACGTCCAGTGCAAAGGGCTGGAGGCGCTCGCCATGAAGCGTCTTGAGATCGGCCAGTTGCGCCACGTCGCGCGCGGTGGCGAGCACGGCGTCGCCGCGTTCCAGCGCGGCGGTCAGGATGGCACGGCCCAGGCCGCGCCCGCTGCCGGTGATGATCCAGCTCTTGAAGGAAGTCTTGTCCATATGTCTTGCTTTCGATGGGAGGGGGAAGATCAGGCGGCGGGCTTCAGGATCGCGCGCGGTTCGAGGTAGGCGTCGAGGCCATAGGCCCCGATCTCGCGCCCGAGGCCCGACTGGCGAAAGCCGCCGAACGGTGCATGGGGATCGTGGGGCGCTCCGTTGATGACGACACGCCCCGCCACCAGTTGACGGGCCACGCGCAGGGCGCGCTCCCCGTCGGCAGACAGCACATAGGCCTGCAGCCCGAAGTCGGAATCGTTCGCGATCGCGACAGCATCCTCGTCGTCATCGTATGGGATGACGCTGAGCACCGGGCCGAAGATTTCCTCACGGGCGATCCGCATCGTATTGGTCACGTCCGCGAAGATCGTCGGGCGCGCGAACCATCCCTTGTCGAGACCTTCGGGCCGCCCTTCCCCGCCGGTCAGCAGCGTGGCGCCTTCCTCCAGCCCGATCCGTATCCAGGACTGCACGCGCTCCCAGTGCGCGGCATTGGCAAGCGGGCCGATCCGCACGTCGGGATCGCCCGCCGGGCCGACCTTGAGGTTTTCTGCCTCCTGTTTCAGACGCGCGAGGATGTCTTCGCGGCGCGCGCGCGGCACCAGAATGCGCGACCCGGCAACGCAGGCCTGTCCGCTGTTGGCAAAGCCGCTCATCAGCGCGACCGGGATCGCAGTGTCGAGATCGGCATCATCGAGGATGATCGTCGGGCTCTTGCCGCCCAGTTCCAGCACCGTGCGCTTCATCGTGTCGATCGCCGCGCGCTGGATGATCCGCGCCGCCGGGGTGGAACCGGTAAAGCTGACCAGCGCGACGTCGGGATGGGTGGTCAGTGCCGCGCCGACCTCGGGGCCGGTGCCGTTGACGACATTAAGCACACCTTTCGGCAGTCCTGCCGCGTGCAGACACTCCAGCAGCACCTGCGTCTGGATCGCGCTCTGTTCGGCGGGCTTGATGACGATGGTCGATCCCGAGCCGATGGCATGGGCCAGCTTGGTCGCGATGAAGCCGAAATTGCTGTTCCACGGTGTGATCGCGCCGACCACGCCCAGCGGCAGCATCGTCACCGCGCTGGAACCGGCCATGCGCTCGAAGGCGTAGTTCTCCACCGAGGCGGCCATGACCTCGAAGATCGAGGCGGTGTTGCGCACCGAGAAGCCGGTGAAATAGGCAGGCGCGCCGTATTCCTCGCGCATGGCAGCGGCAAGGTCATCCGTGCGGGCCTGCACCGCGTCGCGCAGGCGCAGCAGCATGGCGATCCGTTCCGCCTTCGTCGTGCGTGCCATTGCCGGGAAGACGCGCTTTGCGGCCGCCACGGCGAGGGCGACATCCTTTGCGTCGCCCAACCGGACGGTGCCGATCCGCTCCTCGGTCGCCGGGTTGAAAAGCGCGAATTCCTCGCTGCCGTGTGGGGTCACGAAAGCCCCGTCGATATAGATCCTGTCAATCGTCCGCATGGTGGTCTCCTATCATCACGGACGATATGGAACGGAACCGCTGCTTCGATTAGAAGGACAACAAGAGACGATCTGATGAGAAATATTGCGCAATGACCAAGGCCAGTCTGGCGGAGCTGGAAGCCTTCGCGACCGTCGCGCGCTGCGGCGGTTTTCGGGCCGCCGCGCGTGAACTCGGGGTCTCCTCATCCGGCCTCAGCCATGCAATCGCGGCGCTGGAAGAACGGCTGAACCTGCGCCTGTTCAACCGTACCACGCGCAGCGTCGTGCTGACGGCGGCCGGTGCGCAGTTTCTGGAAGAGATAGCTCCCGCGCTCGCCGCCATCGACGGCGCGATCGAAAATGCGGGCGAGCATCTGGGGGAACCCTCAGGCCTGCTGCGCCTCAACATGGCGGCAGGGGCGGCCCGGTTCGTCATGGCCCCGCTGATCCGCGATTATCTGAGCCGCTTTCCCCGGATGCAGGTGGAGATCGTCAGCGAAGCGGCGCTGGTCGACGTTATCGGCAAAGGGTTCGATGCCGGGGTACGGTTGCTCGAAGCGGTGCCGCCCGACATGATCGCGGTTCCTATCATGCCGCAGATGCGCCTCGCGGTGGTCGGCTCACCGGCCTATTTGCGCGACCGCCCCATGCCGGTGGTTCCGCGCGACCTGCTGGCGCACGCGTGTATCCGCTACCGGACGGGCAATGGGCGCATCTACCACTGGGAGTTCGCGCGCGATGGCGAGCGTCTCGAACTGGATGTGCCCGGTCGCCTGATTCTCGACAACAGCGGGCTGATGCTCGATGCCGTGCTGGCGGGGATGGGGCTGGGCTATCTGGCCGAGCAGACGGTGGCATCGCTTATCGAGGACGGACAGCTGATCCGGGTGCTGGCAGACTGGATGCCGCAGGAGCCACCGCTCTGCCTCTACTATTCCGGCCGCCGCCACGTTCCCACCAAATTGCGTGCGTTCATCGACCTGGTTCGGTTTCACTCTCGGACACCATCGATGGCCTGAGACTCTCGATATGAATGACACGTCATCGTTGCAGAAATGGCTGCAGGGCCCAGTCGGTCAGGCATTAGTGCTTTCTGGGCGGACAAAGTGAACCGTGAACGGCTGCAATCCAGCGATTGCAGCAGGAAGATTATGGAATAAGGCATCTCGCCGATGCGCCAATCGATTGACACTTTTCGGCGAGAGCCGACATTCCGGCCTTGCACAACTTTCCATCAAGGCGTCGTACGAACGTACAATCGGGCTTTGATTGACAGGTCGTAGGTATCGCCAAACTTACCATGGCGGTGCTGGAAGGGGCTCTCGTAACGCTTTGCACCTCAATATATCGCGAGAGCCAAAAATAGACGCCCGAAAAACGGCGACGAAGCACGCTCCGTGAGAGTAGATCCGTCGCATGTTGTTCGATCTGCCTGACCACCAAGCTCTCTATGCGGCGCTGCTGTCGCGCGATGCCCGCTTTGACGGGCAAGCCTTCGTCTGCGTGTCTTCCACGGGGGTTTTCTGCCGGCTGACCTGCCCGGCGCGTAAGCCGAAGCCGGAAAACTGCACTTTCTTTCCTACAATCGCAGAGTGCATCGATGCGGGATACCGCGCGTGCAGGCGGTGTCACCCGCTGCAGGCCGCTGCGCTGGCCGATCCGGCGATCGGCGCGCTTCTTAGGGCTCTCGACGAGCGTCCGGGGCTTCGCTGGTCCGAAAGTCACGTGCAGCGACTAGGCTTTGACCCTTCGACAGTGCGGCGCAGCTTCAAGCGACAGTTCGGCATGACGTTTCTGGAAATGGCACGCCAGCGTCGTTTAAGAGAGGGGTTCGAGACATTGGCTGCCGGTGGGAAGGTGATCACCGCCCAGCATGAAGCCAGCTTCGAGTCCCCCAGTGCGTTTCGGGCGGCCTTTGCCCGCCTGCTCGGCTGTGCACCGGCAGACTTGCGAACGGATCGACTGCTGCAGGCGACATGGATACCGACTCCCTTAGGCGACATGATCGCGGTCAGCAGCCGCCATCACCTGCACTTGCTGGAATTCGTGGATCGCAAGGGGCTTCCGGCGGAACTGGCAAGGCTGCAAGCTGGATCGAAGGAAGGGATCGGGATCGGCTCTCTGCCACCTGCGGAACAGGCGGAGGCAGAGCTTGCCGATTATTTTGCCGCACGTTCCGACCGCTTCCAGACGCCGCTCGCGCTGAGTGGAAGCGCGTTCACACGGCAGGTGTGGGAGGCCTTGCGTGATATCCCGGCAGGCGAGACCCGCAGCTATTCAGACATTGCCCGACAGATCGGCCGTCCTACAGCCGTGAGGGCTGTCGCCCGGGCCAATGGCGCCAATCAGATCGCGCTGATGATCCCGTGCCATCGGGTCATCGGCGCGGACGGTTCTTTGACTGGCTATGGCGGTGGGCTTTGGCGCAAGCAGCGGCTGATCGAGATCGAACGGCAACTCAGGACAACCAGGAAAGAAACAGGAGCAGTATAAATTCGCAGATGCACAAGAGCGGACTGTTCCGTAGTCTTCACGTGCCGAATGATCCGCTCGTCCTCTACAACATCTGGGACGCTGGCAGTGCTTCGGCCATAGCACGAGCAGGAGCCAAAGCTATTGCAACCGACAGTTGCCAGCCCACATGCCGACGGCACGGGCTCGCGCGAGGTGACTGTGGTGCCTGTCGCCAGCGAGACGCAGCTGCGTTTGCGCGATTGGATGGAGCGCAACCGCCGTACGGTGGATCGCCTTTCCGGAGGCAAGCTCGCCTATGTCTACCTGCCCGACACCGCCAACGGGGCTTTGCGAACTTCAACCGGTATTACTATTCGCAGGTAGGCAAGCAGGGCGCGATCGTCGACGAGCGCTTCAATCACGGCGGCGACATTGCCGACTACATCATTCAGCAGTTGCAACACACGCCGCAGATGGTCAACTCAACACACGAGGGTGAACCCATCGTCGAACCCGCGCAGTCGATCTTCGGGCCGAAGGTGATGATCATCAACGAGATGTCCGGTTCAGACGGAGACGCCCTGCCCTGGTTGTTCAAGAAGAGCCATGTCGGCACACTGGTCGGCACGCGGACCTGGGGCGGGCTGGTGGGAAACGGCAACTATCCCTCGCTGATCGACGGCGGCACGGTGACCGCGCCGCGCTGGGCGATCTATGGCACGCACGGGGAATGGGAAGTCGAAAGCATCGGCATCGCGCCCGACGTCGAAGTGATCGAGGACCCCGAACTGATCCGTCGGGGCCATGATCCGCAGTTGGAGCGCGCGGTGCAGGAAGGGCTCGCACAGCTGGCAAAGAACCCGCCGCAGACCTTCCTCGCCCCGCCAGCGCCCGACAAACACCAGGTTCTGCCGCAATAAGGGAACCTCATATCATACGGGTACAGATATGCACCGCCATCCGTCTGGAGTGAATTCCAACCAGTCTGGATCATATCTGCAAGAGCTTATGTAATTGCCACATTCAGCGGGCCGGCAGATTTCGACGAGCTTCCCGATAAGATTTACAGGCCGCTAACCGTTCGTTCGCCGATTTTCCCGAGCCATGCCAAAAACCGCAAGCGCAAATCCATCAAAAGCAGGCGCCCCCATACCAGTCTCATCTAACGGCCGGGATTATGAATTACAGAGCGACATCGTAGGGGATCTCTATCGGCTCACGTCGGTCGAAACCCGCTCTGAGCGAGATGCCCTTAAGCGAAGCGCGCAGGCGAATAGGGCATCGGATCGAGATTGCATGAATCTTCGCCCAGCAGCAGACCAGCGCCGAGCTGCGCAGCGGCAGGCGCGGTCTGGATGCCGAAGCCCCCCTGCCCCGCGAACCAGAAGAACGCTGGGTCACGCGGGTCGAAGCCGTAGACCGCCATCCGGTCCGGGGCGAAGGAGCGCAGGCCCGCCCAGCGCCGCTCGACCCGCTCCACCCGCCAGTCCACCACGCAAGAGAGACGGTCGAGCGCCAGCGAGACGTCAGCCTTGTCAGGCGCGGCATCGCAAGGCGCACTTGGCGTCTCGTCGTGCGGGCTCAGCCAGATGCCGCCACTCTCGGGCTTGAAATAGAAGCTGCCGTCGAGGTCGAGCACCAGCGGCAGCGCAGCCGTGGTGGCGGGCGCAACAGCGACTTGCGCCATCGTCCGGCGCAACGGCGTAATCCCGAGCGGACGCACGCCTGCCAGCCGCGCCACCGGGTCCGCCCAGGCGCCTGCGGCATTGACCAGCACTGCGGCCCGCGCCTTGCGGCCATCCTCGAACGTCAGCGCCCAGCCATCCCTCGAACGCTCGGCAGATGCGAGACGGGCGCGCGTCCACAAGTCCACGTCATCGCGTCGTGCCTGCGCAAGGTAGTGCTGGTGCACCCGCGCCACGTCGATATCGCAGCAACTGGGTTCGAGTACGCCGCAGGTCCAGTCCAAATGCAGGCCCGGCACGCGCGCGGCGATCTCCGCCCGGTCGAGATCGGGCATCTCGACACCCAGCGCCCGGAACGGTGCGGCAAAGGCCTGAAGCGCCGCTTCCTGACCCGCTTTCGCCAGCGTCAGGGCGGTACGCGGCGTCAACGCGCCGAGTGCCTCCAGCGGTCCCCGCGAGGCAAGCGTCAGCGGCTGCATTCCCGCGCCGCCATAGCTTTCCATCCAGAACGCGGCCGAGCGCCCCGTCGTGTGATAGCCGGGCACGTCCTCCGCCTCAGCCAGCAGCACCCGCGCCTTGCCATCGAGCGCAGCGGCCAGCGAGGCGCCTGCCATTCCTGCGCCGATGATCGCGATATCGTAACGGCCTTCCATGCCCGCAGCCCCTAACGGGCAGGAGCCACCTCGTCCAGAAAGGCGGTGATCGCCTGCATCGCCCGGTCGCGCACCGGATCGACCTCGCGCAGGATTTCGTGCCGGGCCTCGTCCCCGAACGCCAACAGCCGCGCGTTGGGCAGGCGCTTCGCCGCGCGTTCGATGGCAGGCCAGGACACCAGCCCATCGGCAGACGTGCCGAACAGCAGTACCGGCACGCGCACGCTTTCGGGCACGCCGCGCTTTTCAAGACCGTGGATCGAGGAGAGCGCGCGCTCGATCCAGCCCCAGCTTGCCGCCCCCATGGCAAGGCCAGGACGCTGCTCGCGCCACCACGCCTCGTCGGCATAGCGCGCTTCGTCATGGGTCAGCAGTTTCGCGCGATTGACGGGCGGGAACTTCGGCTTCTCGCTGTGCTTCCAGCCGGGGCGACGACGGTCGCCCAGCGCGGCGATCACCTTGGCGACCGGCAGCAGCACGCTGCTCGGCACGGCGGCGGGATGGATGCCCAGCATCGGCGCCGAGAGTACCAGCGCATCGGGCAGCACGCGCTTTTCGGCAACCGCGCGCAAACTGAGGTGCCCGCCCATCGAATGCCCGATCAGGACATGCGGGCCCGGCGTGCGCGCGGCCCAGTCTGCCCAGATCGCCGCGAAATCGTCGATCCAGATCGCGAAGTCAGAGATATGCCCGGTCAGCGCATCCTTGCCGAGCCGCCCGCTGAGCGCCTGCCCCGCCAGTCGAACGAGGCAACGTGCCACCCGGCGTCCGACCAGTCGTTAAGCGATTCGAGCCACTTCTCGTAAGCGTCCCCACGTCCGGGCACGAACATCAGCGATCCGCGCGCGGCCTCGCCTTCGGCCAGCACGGGCGCCCATTCGATCCGGCGCAACTCCTGCCCGTCAGCAACCGCCCAGCGCCATTCGCGGGCACGGGCCGGAATCGTGCGGGTACGCGCGCGGTCCGTGACGACGGTTTCGCCAAGGCGCTCGGTGGACAGGTCGGGAATGGGAGCCTCTCGGGTTTGGTTACTATTTGCTAAGCGGTGCGCGCGTACATGCAATCTCGAATTCGGGCAGTCTCGAATTGGGAATGTATGTCATGCCGCTCGGACTAATTTCGTACGCATTGCCGGGAGCGCTGGCAACCGCACTTGTCGTAGCGGCCTTTACCGACATTCGCCGTCGCGAGATCGACAACGGCCTGAACCTCGCCATCGCCATCGCCGCGCCGCTCTGGTGGCTGGTGAGCGGCTACGGCTGGAGCGCAGTGGCGATCCAGATCGGGCTTGCGGCGGTGACGTTCGCGCTGGGGTGCCTGCTGTTCGCGCTGCGCCAGATGGGTGGCGGCGACGTCAAGCTGCTGACCGCGCTGGCGCTGTGGTTCGCGCCGGAAAGCTTCCTCCAGTTGGTGGTGCTGATGGCAATCCTTGGCGGCGGCGCCTCGGTGGCGATGGCTGCTTTCAACATGCGCCGCGTTCCGGGCGAAACTCTGCGGGACGGGCTGGCCGTGCTCGCCGCGCTGGTCTGGGTGGGCGCCATCGCTTCGGTGGTGTTCGCGCTCGTAATGCATCGCCCACTGGTGCCGGCTGCGCGAATCGAAGCGATTCTCACTGCGATTCCCTCGATCTGGGTACTGCTTGCCCTGCTGCTGATGGCATTTGCCG from Novosphingobium sp. 9 encodes:
- a CDS encoding prepilin peptidase, which codes for MPLGLISYALPGALATALVVAAFTDIRRREIDNGLNLAIAIAAPLWWLVSGYGWSAVAIQIGLAAVTFALGCLLFALRQMGGGDVKLLTALALWFAPESFLQLVVLMAILGGGASVAMAAFNMRRVPGETLRDGLAVLAALVWVGAIASVVFALVMHRPLVPAARIEAILTAIPSIWVLLALLLMAFAVIGVGLMHIMRRQKSRLPIPYGVAISAAGLWILGEHALRTAGQLTGNAGSLG
- a CDS encoding aldehyde dehydrogenase family protein; translated protein: MRTIDRIYIDGAFVTPHGSEEFALFNPATEERIGTVRLGDAKDVALAVAAAKRVFPAMARTTKAERIAMLLRLRDAVQARTDDLAAAMREEYGAPAYFTGFSVRNTASIFEVMAASVENYAFERMAGSSAVTMLPLGVVGAITPWNSNFGFIATKLAHAIGSGSTIVIKPAEQSAIQTQVLLECLHAAGLPKGVLNVVNGTGPEVGAALTTHPDVALVSFTGSTPAARIIQRAAIDTMKRTVLELGGKSPTIILDDADLDTAIPVALMSGFANSGQACVAGSRILVPRARREDILARLKQEAENLKVGPAGDPDVRIGPLANAAHWERVQSWIRIGLEEGATLLTGGEGRPEGLDKGWFARPTIFADVTNTMRIAREEIFGPVLSVIPYDDDEDAVAIANDSDFGLQAYVLSADGERALRVARQLVAGRVVINGAPHDPHAPFGGFRQSGLGREIGAYGLDAYLEPRAILKPAA
- a CDS encoding trifunctional transcriptional activator/DNA repair protein Ada/methylated-DNA--[protein]-cysteine S-methyltransferase, coding for MLFDLPDHQALYAALLSRDARFDGQAFVCVSSTGVFCRLTCPARKPKPENCTFFPTIAECIDAGYRACRRCHPLQAAALADPAIGALLRALDERPGLRWSESHVQRLGFDPSTVRRSFKRQFGMTFLEMARQRRLREGFETLAAGGKVITAQHEASFESPSAFRAAFARLLGCAPADLRTDRLLQATWIPTPLGDMIAVSSRHHLHLLEFVDRKGLPAELARLQAGSKEGIGIGSLPPAEQAEAELADYFAARSDRFQTPLALSGSAFTRQVWEALRDIPAGETRSYSDIARQIGRPTAVRAVARANGANQIALMIPCHRVIGADGSLTGYGGGLWRKQRLIEIERQLRTTRKETGAV
- a CDS encoding SDR family NAD(P)-dependent oxidoreductase yields the protein MDKTSFKSWIITGSGRGLGRAILTAALERGDAVLATARDVAQLADLKTLHGERLQPFALDVTDEAGTVEAAAAAIAAFGRIDVLVNNAGYGHFEAFEQKSPADFRAEIETNLFGVVNMTRAVLPFMRERRAGHILNISSVGGRVGTPGVSAYQAAKWAVGGFTEVLRNEVAHLGIRITALEPGGMRTDWAETAGHGAAGAVLPDYAETVGATISRIRAYAGNEVGDPVRIARIVLDLTQREDVPAHLVLGTDALASFDEAEAQRRDAHARWLEVSRATVFGGPEGEALSALLPHPVRD
- a CDS encoding NAD(P)/FAD-dependent oxidoreductase, with protein sequence MEGRYDIAIIGAGMAGASLAAALDGKARVLLAEAEDVPGYHTTGRSAAFWMESYGGAGMQPLTLASRGPLEALGALTPRTALTLAKAGQEAALQAFAAPFRALGVEMPDLDRAEIAARVPGLHLDWTCGVLEPSCCDIDVARVHQHYLAQARRDDVDLWTRARLASAERSRDGWALTFEDGRKARAAVLVNAAGAWADPVARLAGVRPLGITPLRRTMAQVAVAPATTAALPLVLDLDGSFYFKPESGGIWLSPHDETPSAPCDAAPDKADVSLALDRLSCVVDWRVERVERRWAGLRSFAPDRMAVYGFDPRDPAFFWFAGQGGFGIQTAPAAAQLGAGLLLGEDSCNLDPMPYSPARFA
- a CDS encoding alpha/beta hydrolase, whose protein sequence is MARCLVRLAGQALSGRLGKDALTGHISDFAIWIDDFAAIWADWAARTPGPHVLIGHSMGGHLSLRAVAEKRVLPDALVLSAPMLGIHPAAVPSSVLLPVAKVIAALGDRRRPGWKHSEKPKFPPVNRAKLLTHDEARYADEAWWREQRPGLAMGAASWGWIERALSSIHGLEKRGVPESVRVPVLLFGTSADGLVSWPAIERAAKRLPNARLLAFGDEARHEILREVDPVRDRAMQAITAFLDEVAPAR
- a CDS encoding ATP-binding protein; translated protein: MIAGAMGLSVPGGDPAAVILGQLRTAPFLLLLDNCEHVIDEAAGIVERITQAAPQVRIVTTSREPLRVRGEHVHRLDALACPPQVDGVPHAEILAYPAVQLFCERARAADSTLEIDEGDARLIADMCQRLDGMALPIELAAVRVATHGIAATARQIGERFSLAWSGHRTAQPRQQTLRGALDWSYDLLSPSERAVLDRLTVFVGPFSTDAALEVVTDAALGSDEAAMALDELVAKSLVAPSRTRGAGTYRLLEMTRAYARDRLAMRGNGEQRIAALHHARFFLSELEGAAAQDDGGLRDMQAIRPQLGNIRSALDWSFGPDGDIGLAVRLAGASMRVFLGLSHLVECRNWAARALSVLSPEQCGTALELELQAALGITLMFAHANSAEAGEALTRALDVAAMLEDRWSQLITLARLHIFREHVGDCTSAEAHADQAVAIAGQIGAPDAMAIACSLSGISRYLAGDQVQARRDLERALEQSAPSQRRGTSASGFDHRNRASIALARVLWLSGEPDAALRLAERTLAEAAALSLPVTHCIALICSLSIQLWMGELARAEATLAILHDCAQTNALAPYILVARCFDGELALERGHHDGAVSALEHNLPLLRETRYELLTTRFSIALARGLAESGRQDAAHRVIEDTMTRCDSIGERVALAELLRVRAGLATLGAAPDEARRLLDEATEIARQQGAYGWERRIAADLARLPADGVNPAQGAAITR
- a CDS encoding LysR family transcriptional regulator produces the protein MTKASLAELEAFATVARCGGFRAAARELGVSSSGLSHAIAALEERLNLRLFNRTTRSVVLTAAGAQFLEEIAPALAAIDGAIENAGEHLGEPSGLLRLNMAAGAARFVMAPLIRDYLSRFPRMQVEIVSEAALVDVIGKGFDAGVRLLEAVPPDMIAVPIMPQMRLAVVGSPAYLRDRPMPVVPRDLLAHACIRYRTGNGRIYHWEFARDGERLELDVPGRLILDNSGLMLDAVLAGMGLGYLAEQTVASLIEDGQLIRVLADWMPQEPPLCLYYSGRRHVPTKLRAFIDLVRFHSRTPSMA